A window from Solanum stenotomum isolate F172 chromosome 7, ASM1918654v1, whole genome shotgun sequence encodes these proteins:
- the LOC125871465 gene encoding vesicle-associated membrane protein 722, which translates to MGQQSLIYSFVARGTVILAEYTEFTGNFTSIASQCLQKLPASNNKFTYNCDGHTFNYLVEEGFTYCVVAVESVGRQIPIAFLERTKEEFTKKYGGGKAATAVANSLNREFGPKLKEQMQYCVDHPEEISKLAKVKAQVSEVKGVMMENIEKVLDRGEKIELLVDKTENLRSQAQDFRTQGTTMRRKMWLQNMKIKLIVLGIIIALILIIVLSVCGGFKCH; encoded by the exons ATGGGGCAACAATCGCTGATCTACAGTTTCGTTGCGCGAGGAACTGTGATTCTCGCCGAATACACTGAATTCACCGGTAATTTCACAAGTATAGCTTCACAGTGCCTCCAGAAACTTCCTGCTTCCAACAACAAGTTCACCTATAACTGCGATGGCCATACTTTCAACTATCTCGTCGAAGAAGGCTTCA CATACTGTGTTGTTGCTGTGGAATCTGTTGGGAGACAGATCCCAATTGCGTTTTTGGAGAGAACCAAGGAAGAGTTTACCAAGAAATATGGTGGAGGAAAGGCTGCTACAGCTGTTGCTAACAGCTTAAACAGGGAGTTCGG GCCTAAACTGAAGGAGCAGATGCAGTACTGTGTAGATCATCCAGAAGAAATCAGTAAGCTTGCAAAGGTGAAGGCTCAGGTTTCAGAAGTTAAAGGTGTGATGATGGAAAACATTGAAAAG GTTCTTGATCGTGGGGAGAAGATTGAACTTTTGGTGGATAAGACTGAGAATCTTCGCTCACAG GCACAAGATTTCAGGACACAAGGAACAACAATGAGGAGGAAGATGTGGTTGCAGAACATGAAGATCAAGCTTATAGTTTTGGGGATTATTATTGCCTTGATTCTGATCATAGTTTTGTCAGTGTGTGGTGGTTTCAAGTGTCACTAG